The Flammeovirgaceae bacterium genome contains a region encoding:
- a CDS encoding Signal peptidase-like protein, protein MGCACTSGKGTKVAGCNNNGMCLTGGCNKMNVFDWLSNMEMPREDRFDVIEVRFKNGRKDYFRNPDKLTLVTGDAVVVEAQTGHHIGYVSLQGELVRLQMQKKKIANDSDIKKIYRLAHTKDLEKFEEVKKRELPTLYRTREIIRDLKLQMKLSDIEYQADNTKATFYYSAEDRVDFRELIRILAGEFKIRVEMRQISLRQEAGRLGGIGVCGRELCCSTWLSDFKNVATSAARYQNLSLNPSKLSGQCGRLKCCLNYELETYMDALRDIPKIEAPLLTEQGEARLQKTDIFRKIMWFGYREDNTWYPLNVERVNQILEMNKAGKKPATLQADEVEAKIPVATLNSDLAQLDKKFSSKSKKKKKKKRNRGNRNNRNNEPRKQG, encoded by the coding sequence ATGGGCTGCGCATGTACATCAGGTAAAGGAACGAAGGTTGCAGGGTGCAACAACAACGGTATGTGCCTTACGGGGGGTTGTAACAAAATGAACGTGTTCGATTGGCTCTCGAACATGGAGATGCCCCGCGAAGATCGTTTCGATGTTATTGAGGTACGGTTTAAAAACGGCCGGAAAGATTACTTCCGCAATCCCGATAAACTCACCCTCGTTACGGGCGATGCCGTTGTGGTAGAGGCACAAACCGGCCATCACATCGGCTATGTGTCGCTGCAGGGCGAGCTCGTCAGGCTGCAGATGCAGAAAAAGAAAATCGCCAACGACAGCGACATCAAAAAAATTTACCGACTGGCCCATACCAAAGACCTGGAGAAATTTGAGGAAGTAAAAAAACGCGAGTTGCCCACCCTGTACCGCACGCGCGAAATCATCCGCGATTTGAAACTTCAGATGAAGCTTTCCGACATCGAATACCAGGCCGACAATACGAAAGCCACTTTTTACTACTCGGCCGAAGATCGGGTAGACTTCCGTGAACTGATCCGCATCCTGGCGGGCGAATTCAAAATACGGGTGGAGATGCGCCAGATTAGCTTACGGCAGGAAGCCGGGCGCCTGGGCGGCATCGGGGTTTGCGGGCGTGAACTGTGCTGCTCCACCTGGCTCAGCGATTTTAAAAACGTGGCCACCAGCGCAGCACGCTATCAAAATTTATCACTCAACCCCAGCAAACTTTCCGGCCAGTGCGGAAGGCTGAAATGCTGCCTTAACTACGAGTTGGAAACCTACATGGATGCCCTGCGCGACATACCCAAAATAGAAGCCCCCTTGCTTACCGAACAAGGCGAAGCACGCCTTCAGAAAACCGACATCTTCCGTAAAATTATGTGGTTCGGCTACCGCGAAGACAACACCTGGTACCCGCTGAACGTAGAGCGGGTAAACCAGATACTGGAAATGAACAAAGCCGGTAAAAAACCAGCCACCCTGCAGGCCGATGAAGTGGAGGCAAAGATTCCTGTAGCCACGCTGAACAGCGACCTGGCCCAACTCGACAAAAAATTCAGCAGCAAGAGCAAAAAGAAAAAGAAGAAAAAACGCAACCGTGGTAACCGCAATAACCGCAACAACGAACCACGCAAACAAGGATGA
- a CDS encoding type II toxin-antitoxin system VapC family toxin — protein sequence MSGLDILVDLAEGKTGIDIHLDGNNLYVSVISEIELLGWHKITLKQKSFFQTLLRDCFIVGLTKPVKELVIELKQKQKIRLPDSVIAASAIHLDIPLITRDREFSKIKGLSLRLIQ from the coding sequence ATGAGTGGTCTTGATATTTTGGTTGACCTGGCTGAAGGAAAAACTGGTATTGACATCCATTTGGATGGAAACAACCTGTATGTATCCGTCATATCTGAAATTGAATTACTTGGATGGCATAAAATTACTCTAAAACAGAAGTCTTTCTTTCAAACACTTCTTCGGGATTGCTTTATTGTCGGTTTAACAAAACCCGTAAAGGAATTGGTTATCGAATTGAAACAGAAACAAAAAATCAGATTGCCTGATTCTGTGATTGCAGCCAGTGCAATACATCTGGATATACCCTTGATTACGCGCGACAGGGAATTTAGTAAAATTAAAGGTTTATCGCTCAGGCTTATTCAATAG
- the purD gene encoding phosphoribosylamine--glycine ligase, with protein sequence MKSLNILLIGNGGREHALAWKIKQSRLCGALFVAPGNAGTAAIAQNISIAVDDFEKLGNFCKETGIDLLVTGPELPLVKGLRDYFASDPELKKIPLLGPGKAGARLEGSKDFSKQFMLRHTIPTAKAKTFNAGETQQALAYINQCKPPIVLKADGLAAGKGVIITEDKEEAGREITAMLSGGKFGEAGRKVLIEEFLKGIELSVFVLTDGKDYVILPEAKDYKRIGDGDTGPNTGGMGAVSPVVFADAVFMRKVEEQVVKPTIHGLQQEGIDYRGFIFIGLMNVGGNPYVIEYNVRMGDPETQAVMPRIKNDLVELLLAAATGNLKNHTVEIDQQSAVTVVMASGGYPGDFEKGKEITGLNTATEALVFHAGTQAANNHVLTNGGRVLAVTGMNMDVSIARQKAYKEVTRLNWEGVYYRKDIGLDLLTLREKIEHEYTRKEE encoded by the coding sequence ATGAAGTCACTCAACATTTTGCTTATCGGTAATGGCGGCCGCGAACATGCCCTGGCCTGGAAAATTAAGCAAAGCCGGCTGTGCGGTGCCCTGTTTGTAGCTCCGGGCAATGCGGGTACAGCCGCCATCGCACAAAACATTTCCATAGCGGTTGATGATTTTGAAAAGCTTGGCAATTTCTGTAAAGAAACCGGTATTGATTTATTGGTGACAGGTCCTGAATTGCCTCTGGTAAAAGGCCTGCGAGATTATTTTGCATCCGACCCGGAGCTTAAAAAGATACCGCTCTTGGGGCCGGGCAAAGCCGGAGCCCGGCTGGAAGGCAGCAAGGATTTTTCCAAGCAGTTCATGCTCCGGCATACTATCCCGACAGCCAAAGCAAAAACATTTAATGCCGGTGAAACGCAGCAGGCACTGGCTTACATTAATCAGTGCAAGCCGCCCATCGTCCTTAAGGCCGATGGCCTGGCAGCCGGTAAAGGGGTAATCATTACTGAGGATAAAGAAGAAGCCGGACGGGAAATAACCGCTATGCTAAGTGGGGGAAAATTCGGTGAAGCTGGCAGGAAAGTACTGATTGAAGAGTTTTTAAAAGGAATTGAACTTTCAGTTTTTGTACTCACCGATGGAAAGGATTACGTCATCCTTCCGGAAGCCAAAGACTACAAACGCATTGGCGATGGCGACACCGGTCCCAACACAGGCGGCATGGGTGCAGTATCGCCCGTTGTTTTTGCCGATGCTGTCTTTATGCGCAAGGTAGAAGAACAGGTTGTAAAGCCAACCATCCACGGACTTCAGCAGGAAGGCATTGATTACCGCGGGTTCATTTTCATCGGTCTGATGAATGTTGGCGGTAATCCCTACGTTATAGAATACAATGTTCGTATGGGCGACCCTGAAACACAGGCCGTAATGCCCCGGATTAAAAACGATCTGGTTGAATTACTATTAGCTGCCGCAACCGGTAACCTGAAAAACCACACCGTTGAAATCGATCAGCAAAGTGCCGTTACCGTAGTGATGGCGTCTGGCGGATACCCCGGAGATTTTGAAAAAGGAAAAGAAATTACCGGATTAAACACAGCAACCGAGGCACTGGTATTTCATGCTGGCACCCAGGCTGCCAACAACCATGTACTTACAAACGGAGGCCGCGTGTTGGCCGTTACCGGAATGAATATGGATGTTTCAATTGCCAGGCAAAAAGCATACAAGGAAGTTACCCGGCTAAACTGGGAAGGTGTGTATTATAGAAAAGACATCGGATTGGATTTACTAACTTTAAGAGAAAAAATAGAGCATGAATACACGCGTAAGGAGGAGTAA
- the recQ gene encoding DNA helicase RecQ codes for MLVEEKDALKLKLKEVFGYGHFRGNQETIIRNLLEGRNTFVIMPTGAGKSLCYQLPALLLDGLAVVISPLIALMKNQVDQLNAYGVNARFLNSTLSKGEITRLKKDALAGTVKLLYVAPESLTKEENIEFLKKVKVSFVAIDEAHCISEWGHDFRPEYRRIKSMIQQLGDLPIMALTATATPKVQIDIQKNLQMEDADVFISSFNRKNLYYEVRPKKETKKQLIKFLRDNRGKSGIVYCLSRKKVEEIANLISVNGFKAAPYHAGLDPDVREKNQDAFLNEEIDIIVATIAFGMGIDKPDVRFVVHYDVPKSLEGYYQETGRSGRDGLEGHCLMFYSHNDLNKLEKFNKDKSVQERENARILLQEMEYYAESPVCRRRQLLHYFGEEFTEDNCGMCDNCVHPRERFDGMEYVKMVLQAVKQTNERFGLNHLVNVIRGIEDEYVKSYAHFDLAIYGKGGDEDADFWKSVIRQALIYQYLEKDIENIGALKLSKKGEAFLKKPHAIELARDHDFTTDLEDEEVSSERAPVNAKAYDDKLFEMLKTLRKKIAKERNLPPYVIFQDPSLEEMATTYPTTKEDLAQVNGVGMGKVNKFGKEFLEVIQKYVEDNDIETATEVVVKSSVNKSKTKIFIIQQIDKKVDLEEIAEMANLSFEELLTEIENISYSGTKLNLNYYIDQVLDAHKLDDIHDYFMNAETDSLEAALNDDSLADYTEEEIRLARLAFMSEYAH; via the coding sequence ATGTTGGTTGAAGAGAAAGACGCATTAAAACTGAAGCTGAAAGAGGTTTTCGGCTACGGCCACTTCCGGGGTAATCAGGAAACTATCATCCGGAATCTGCTGGAAGGAAGAAATACGTTCGTAATAATGCCCACAGGTGCCGGCAAGTCGCTGTGTTACCAGTTGCCCGCTTTGCTGCTGGATGGCCTTGCCGTGGTTATCTCCCCCCTTATTGCCCTGATGAAAAACCAGGTTGACCAGCTAAATGCCTATGGTGTTAATGCCCGCTTTCTTAACTCCACCTTGTCAAAAGGCGAAATAACACGGCTCAAAAAAGATGCCTTGGCCGGCACGGTTAAGTTGCTGTATGTAGCACCTGAATCGCTTACTAAAGAGGAAAACATTGAATTCCTTAAAAAAGTAAAAGTTTCGTTTGTTGCCATAGACGAAGCCCATTGTATATCCGAATGGGGCCATGACTTCCGGCCGGAGTACCGCAGGATAAAGTCTATGATTCAGCAACTGGGTGATTTACCCATCATGGCCCTTACAGCCACGGCAACACCCAAAGTACAGATTGACATCCAGAAAAACCTGCAGATGGAAGATGCTGATGTATTCATCAGCTCCTTCAACCGCAAGAACCTGTACTACGAAGTGCGCCCAAAGAAGGAAACCAAGAAACAACTCATTAAATTTCTGCGCGATAACCGGGGCAAATCGGGCATTGTGTATTGCCTCAGCCGCAAAAAGGTTGAGGAAATCGCCAACCTGATTTCAGTAAATGGATTTAAAGCAGCACCCTACCATGCCGGACTGGATCCGGATGTTCGGGAAAAAAATCAGGATGCTTTTCTCAACGAAGAAATCGACATTATAGTAGCCACCATTGCCTTCGGCATGGGCATTGATAAACCCGATGTTCGGTTTGTGGTTCATTATGATGTGCCCAAATCGCTGGAGGGCTACTATCAGGAAACGGGCCGCTCCGGCCGTGACGGTCTGGAAGGCCACTGCCTTATGTTTTACAGCCATAACGACCTGAACAAACTGGAAAAATTTAATAAAGACAAATCCGTGCAGGAGCGCGAAAACGCCCGCATCCTGCTACAGGAAATGGAATACTATGCCGAGTCACCCGTGTGCCGCAGGCGCCAGCTGCTGCACTACTTCGGTGAAGAATTTACCGAAGACAACTGCGGCATGTGCGATAACTGCGTGCACCCGAGAGAACGTTTTGATGGCATGGAGTACGTAAAAATGGTGTTGCAAGCCGTTAAACAAACCAACGAACGTTTCGGGCTTAATCACCTTGTAAACGTTATCCGTGGTATTGAGGACGAATACGTTAAAAGTTATGCCCATTTTGACCTGGCTATTTACGGTAAAGGTGGCGATGAAGATGCCGACTTTTGGAAGTCCGTTATCCGGCAGGCACTTATTTATCAATACCTGGAAAAAGACATCGAAAACATCGGTGCCCTGAAACTCTCGAAAAAAGGAGAAGCCTTTTTGAAAAAGCCGCACGCCATAGAACTGGCCCGCGATCATGACTTTACCACCGACCTGGAAGATGAGGAAGTATCCAGCGAGCGCGCACCCGTTAACGCCAAAGCGTATGACGATAAGCTGTTTGAAATGCTTAAAACGCTTCGGAAAAAAATTGCCAAGGAACGCAACCTCCCTCCCTATGTAATCTTTCAGGATCCTTCACTGGAAGAAATGGCCACCACCTACCCCACCACCAAAGAAGACCTGGCCCAGGTAAACGGTGTAGGCATGGGCAAGGTGAACAAATTTGGCAAAGAGTTTTTGGAAGTGATTCAGAAATACGTTGAAGACAACGACATTGAAACAGCCACCGAAGTGGTCGTAAAGTCATCGGTTAACAAATCCAAAACAAAAATCTTCATCATTCAGCAAATCGATAAAAAAGTTGACCTGGAAGAAATTGCCGAAATGGCCAACCTGAGTTTTGAAGAACTGCTTACCGAAATTGAAAACATCAGCTACTCCGGAACAAAACTTAACCTGAATTATTATATTGATCAGGTGCTTGACGCCCACAAGTTGGACGATATTCACGATTATTTCATGAATGCCGAAACCGACAGCCTGGAAGCCGCACTGAATGACGACTCGCTGGCCGATTATACCGAAGAGGAAATCAGGCTGGCCCGCCTGGCCTTTATGAGCGAGTACGCCCATTAA
- a CDS encoding KpsF/GutQ family sugar-phosphate isomerase, with translation MNLVKNIKNIAREVLINESRAIENLTNFIDDDFEACVNEIYSSKGRVVITGIGKSAIIANKIVATLNSTGTPALFMHAADAIHGDLGMIQQDDIVICISKSGNTPEIKVLVPLLKRRGSKLVALVSNTKSYLAQQADFVLNATIEQEACPNNLAPTTSTTAHLAMGDALAVCLVNLRNFTDADFAKFHPGGALGKQLYLKVSDISVNNELPLVSRDATLREVIVEITSKRLGCTAVVDDDKRLLGIITDGDLRRMLQKNPDLTGIRAGDIMTSNPKHIQKDEFAVKALHQMQENNITQLVVMDGEKISGFIHLHDLLKEGIA, from the coding sequence TTGAATTTAGTAAAAAATATTAAAAACATTGCACGGGAAGTATTAATAAATGAATCCCGTGCGATAGAAAATCTCACAAATTTTATTGATGACGACTTTGAGGCCTGTGTAAACGAAATTTATTCGTCAAAAGGCCGGGTTGTCATAACAGGCATTGGCAAAAGCGCCATAATAGCCAATAAAATTGTGGCTACACTAAATTCAACCGGCACGCCCGCCCTGTTTATGCATGCTGCCGATGCTATTCATGGCGATTTAGGCATGATTCAACAAGACGATATTGTTATTTGTATCTCCAAAAGTGGCAATACTCCGGAGATAAAGGTACTGGTGCCGTTACTAAAACGAAGGGGCTCCAAACTTGTTGCCCTGGTAAGCAACACCAAATCCTATCTGGCCCAACAGGCAGATTTTGTTTTGAATGCAACAATTGAGCAAGAGGCTTGCCCTAACAACCTGGCCCCTACTACCAGCACTACCGCCCACCTGGCCATGGGCGATGCCCTTGCGGTTTGCCTGGTTAACCTGCGCAATTTTACCGATGCCGATTTTGCCAAGTTTCATCCGGGCGGGGCGTTGGGTAAACAGCTTTACCTGAAGGTTTCGGATATTTCAGTAAACAATGAACTCCCGTTGGTAAGCCGCGATGCCACCCTGAGGGAAGTAATTGTGGAGATAACCTCAAAACGATTGGGGTGTACTGCCGTAGTAGATGATGACAAGAGGCTACTGGGTATTATTACCGATGGCGATTTGCGAAGAATGCTTCAGAAAAACCCCGACCTGACGGGCATCCGCGCAGGCGACATCATGACCAGCAACCCAAAGCATATTCAAAAAGACGAATTTGCTGTGAAAGCACTTCATCAAATGCAGGAGAACAATATTACCCAGCTTGTGGTAATGGATGGTGAAAAGATTAGCGGATTCATTCACCTGCATGATTTACTGAAGGAGGGCATAGCCTGA
- a CDS encoding mannose-1-phosphate guanylyltransferase — protein sequence MKKNLYVVLMAGGVGVRFWPYSRNERPKQFLDVLGIGKTLLQLTYERFLPLCPPDRIYVVTHEEHAHLVQEQLPDLKAEQILAEPMRKNTAACIAYASYRIRQHQNDAVIIVSPADHLIMKENEFQHVLTRAVDYAQEQDKLITLGITPSRPETGYGYIQFLPDKKFIKKVKTFTEKPQLALAKKFLESGDFVWNSGIFVWGVQAIIRALEEHMSEMAEAFEECSESFGTNEEHKAVAEAYAQCKSISIDYGIMEKATNVYVCQASFTWSDLGSWASIHDISAKDKENNMVSGRVLVYDSRNSIIRASSADKLLVVQGLNGYLVGEFGNVIIVCEKDREDLFRQFVNDVKALKGGGEFL from the coding sequence ATGAAGAAAAACCTGTATGTGGTATTAATGGCCGGGGGCGTGGGAGTACGCTTCTGGCCCTATAGCCGCAACGAAAGACCCAAACAATTTCTGGATGTATTGGGTATCGGTAAAACCTTATTGCAGCTAACCTATGAACGCTTCCTGCCGCTGTGCCCGCCCGACCGGATTTACGTGGTGACCCATGAAGAGCATGCCCACCTGGTTCAGGAGCAGTTGCCCGATTTAAAAGCAGAACAAATACTGGCCGAACCCATGCGTAAAAACACCGCAGCCTGTATTGCCTATGCCAGCTACCGTATCCGTCAACACCAAAATGATGCGGTGATTATCGTTAGCCCGGCCGATCACCTGATCATGAAAGAAAATGAGTTTCAGCACGTGCTCACCCGGGCGGTTGATTACGCGCAAGAGCAAGATAAACTGATTACGCTGGGAATTACACCCTCCCGACCGGAAACCGGTTACGGCTACATTCAGTTTCTGCCCGATAAAAAGTTTATAAAAAAAGTAAAGACGTTTACTGAAAAGCCCCAGTTGGCATTGGCCAAGAAGTTTCTGGAGAGCGGTGATTTTGTGTGGAACTCCGGGATTTTTGTTTGGGGTGTTCAAGCCATCATTCGCGCACTTGAAGAGCACATGTCCGAAATGGCCGAGGCATTTGAAGAATGCAGCGAGTCGTTTGGCACAAATGAAGAGCACAAAGCGGTTGCCGAGGCGTATGCACAATGCAAAAGCATCTCCATTGATTACGGAATTATGGAAAAGGCTACCAACGTGTATGTATGTCAGGCCTCGTTTACATGGTCCGATCTGGGCTCGTGGGCTTCCATTCACGATATTTCGGCTAAAGACAAGGAGAACAACATGGTTAGCGGGCGTGTGTTGGTGTATGATTCGCGCAATTCCATTATCCGGGCCTCTTCGGCTGATAAGCTGTTGGTTGTGCAGGGCCTTAACGGGTACCTGGTGGGCGAATTTGGTAACGTGATTATTGTGTGTGAGAAAGACCGGGAAGACTTGTTCCGCCAGTTTGTAAATGATGTGAAGGCACTGAAAGGTGGAGGAGAATTTTTATAA
- the rlmB gene encoding 23S rRNA (guanosine(2251)-2'-O)-methyltransferase RlmB, translating into MTKPDMIYGTRAVMEAIVAGREIERLFIQKGLNNELLRELLRLVRERNISFTYVPVEKLNRFTPKNHQGVVCLLSSVTYASLDDLIHFAYSQGREPFFIILDRITDVRNFGAIARTAECAGVDGLIIAEKGSAPVSGDAMKTSAGALNHLPVCREKDLRKTVKFLHDNGVTVIACTEKAAKTIYEVVISGPIALLMGSEEDGISDDLLRTCDELVKIPMSGKIGSLNVSVAAGIAIYEIVRQRTFR; encoded by the coding sequence ATGACCAAACCCGACATGATTTACGGCACCCGTGCCGTGATGGAAGCCATCGTTGCCGGAAGGGAAATTGAACGGCTCTTCATTCAAAAAGGCCTGAATAACGAGTTGCTGCGGGAATTGCTCAGACTGGTGCGCGAGCGCAACATTTCATTTACTTATGTTCCGGTTGAGAAACTGAACCGGTTTACCCCTAAAAACCACCAGGGTGTGGTGTGCCTGCTGTCCTCGGTAACGTATGCCTCGCTGGATGACCTCATCCACTTTGCATACAGCCAGGGCCGCGAACCGTTCTTTATAATCCTCGACCGGATTACCGATGTGCGCAACTTTGGCGCCATTGCCCGTACAGCCGAGTGTGCCGGTGTGGATGGTTTGATCATCGCTGAAAAAGGAAGCGCACCCGTTTCGGGTGATGCCATGAAAACATCGGCCGGGGCATTGAACCACCTGCCGGTTTGCCGCGAAAAGGACTTACGAAAAACCGTAAAGTTTCTGCACGACAATGGCGTAACAGTGATAGCGTGCACAGAAAAGGCCGCAAAGACAATTTATGAAGTTGTAATCAGCGGACCCATTGCTCTTCTTATGGGGTCAGAAGAGGATGGCATCTCGGATGATCTCCTGCGCACCTGCGATGAACTCGTAAAAATCCCGATGAGTGGGAAAATCGGATCATTAAATGTAAGTGTAGCCGCAGGAATTGCGATTTATGAAATAGTACGGCAGAGAACATTTCGATAA
- a CDS encoding GWxTD domain-containing protein, which yields MQCYRYWIIALFPCFAVKLQSQPLRDVNFSYLYDQGLEFNLVFTVHGTAGQHQLYFEFSSSSPARSTNEYSVRWELRNSIGDKDGRELSEPAWITNTAEKKTGRLQLDDANPGQLLVAKVILSASRKAWYFYKTISQDNAFSLFQNNVPVTNTFIRINEPVTANGFDQNKPLVVSLYKTDFPAAAPPFATSQARVSPVITPDSTFTIMPGQPVRFSGLGLYLLQQDTASTAGLAFRVEDDYPKLGKIETLAGPMIYVCEKKEMDKLRAAKGDKLLFDKTILSITGSTERAKIFMRNYFRRVEQANQLFSSYKEGWKTDRGMMYIIFGPPEEVYRLGDREVWEYKNTNYKGRFIFTKSSTLFDPDNYVLIRDRKFTDAWYAMVDLWRKARF from the coding sequence ATGCAGTGTTATCGTTATTGGATAATTGCCCTGTTCCCCTGCTTTGCAGTAAAATTACAATCGCAACCGTTGCGTGATGTAAATTTCAGTTACTTGTACGATCAGGGGCTTGAATTTAATCTGGTATTCACGGTGCACGGAACGGCCGGTCAGCATCAATTGTATTTTGAGTTTTCATCATCAAGCCCGGCAAGAAGCACAAACGAGTATTCAGTGCGGTGGGAACTGCGTAACAGCATTGGCGATAAGGACGGACGGGAATTATCCGAGCCCGCGTGGATAACAAATACTGCCGAAAAGAAAACCGGACGTTTGCAGCTTGATGATGCCAACCCGGGGCAGCTACTGGTAGCCAAAGTAATTCTCAGCGCCTCGCGCAAAGCCTGGTATTTTTATAAAACCATATCACAGGATAATGCCTTCAGTCTGTTTCAAAATAATGTACCCGTTACCAATACCTTTATCCGAATTAACGAGCCGGTAACTGCTAACGGATTTGATCAGAACAAGCCGCTTGTTGTATCGCTGTACAAAACCGACTTCCCGGCAGCAGCGCCTCCGTTTGCAACTTCGCAGGCCCGTGTTTCACCCGTTATTACGCCCGATTCTACTTTCACTATAATGCCCGGCCAACCGGTAAGGTTCAGCGGACTGGGTCTTTATCTGCTGCAGCAAGATACCGCCAGCACGGCAGGGTTGGCCTTCCGGGTGGAAGACGATTACCCCAAACTCGGCAAAATTGAAACACTGGCCGGGCCCATGATTTATGTATGTGAAAAGAAGGAGATGGATAAACTACGCGCTGCAAAAGGCGATAAACTGCTGTTTGACAAAACCATTTTGAGCATTACCGGCAGCACCGAACGCGCCAAAATTTTTATGCGCAATTACTTCCGCAGGGTTGAACAGGCCAACCAGTTGTTCAGTTCGTACAAGGAAGGATGGAAAACAGACCGCGGAATGATGTACATTATCTTCGGGCCGCCTGAAGAAGTGTACCGGTTGGGCGACCGTGAAGTTTGGGAGTATAAGAATACCAATTACAAGGGCCGGTTTATTTTCACCAAATCATCAACTCTTTTCGACCCCGATAACTATGTGCTCATCCGCGACCGCAAATTTACCGATGCCTGGTACGCGATGGTTGACCTGTGGCGAAAAGCGCGTTTTTAG
- a CDS encoding class I SAM-dependent methyltransferase codes for MTKIYTTEITSESLPSDNPIHQRLFKAYVAAEEYIHGKVLEIGCGEGRGVELLIQKADSFTAVDKIEGALQKLRARFPQATFIAMNLPPLTGLPDNAFDCVVSFQVIEHIKNDRLFLQEIYRVLKPGGLALLTTPNRKMSLTRNPWHVREYLADELTALAASVFRQVDMKGITGNEKVMAYYEQNRQSVNRITRWDKLDLQHKLPAWMLRIPYELLNRLNRNNLQQANQHLVTNISHTDYLVTDRAGEALDLFIIVRK; via the coding sequence ATGACCAAAATTTATACCACCGAAATTACTTCTGAGTCACTCCCTTCCGATAACCCCATTCATCAACGGTTATTTAAAGCGTATGTTGCAGCCGAAGAATACATTCACGGCAAGGTTTTGGAAATCGGCTGTGGCGAAGGCCGTGGCGTTGAATTACTGATTCAAAAAGCTGATTCGTTTACGGCTGTTGATAAGATTGAGGGTGCCCTGCAAAAACTGCGTGCACGATTCCCTCAGGCAACGTTTATAGCCATGAACCTGCCCCCCCTAACAGGGTTGCCCGACAATGCCTTTGATTGTGTAGTCAGCTTTCAGGTGATTGAGCATATTAAAAATGACCGGCTGTTTCTTCAGGAGATTTACCGAGTGCTAAAACCGGGAGGACTTGCCCTGCTTACCACGCCCAACCGTAAGATGTCGTTAACCCGTAACCCGTGGCACGTACGTGAATACCTGGCTGATGAACTAACCGCATTGGCGGCATCGGTTTTCCGGCAAGTTGACATGAAAGGGATAACCGGCAATGAAAAGGTAATGGCCTATTATGAACAAAACCGCCAATCTGTAAACCGGATTACCCGCTGGGATAAATTAGACCTGCAGCATAAGTTGCCAGCATGGATGCTGCGTATTCCTTACGAACTGTTGAACCGGCTCAACCGGAACAACCTGCAGCAGGCAAACCAGCATTTAGTAACAAACATTTCCCATACCGACTACCTGGTTACCGATCGGGCCGGTGAAGCGCTTGATCTTTTTATAATTGTGCGGAAATAA